Part of the Vigna unguiculata cultivar IT97K-499-35 chromosome 3, ASM411807v1, whole genome shotgun sequence genome, TCAACTTGAATTGCATTCATCTCAAAGCTCTAAAAACTATGTTGTTGTACTCAAATTAAATCTTGTTGGGTCTAGAATCCAGCACAACAAATTTAAGCTCAATTGGACATATGTAAAAAATGTTATGAGCAAAACAATCAACAAAGGTCAAAGTGTGAGAAATATGAGTTTTAGCTCCAAACATGTATCCTAAACCTTATTTACCACATCTcctaaaaattgttaaaaattgcaaaatcaaactaaaaatgaaagatAAGACAAATTCTCTAAAGGAACACAATAAGTCGTAAGATGAGAGCATGAAAGTTGAGTTATACATTAAGATGATGACTATTATCCACAAACATAGTATAAAACCAATTCCTACTTCTTGGAAGTCTTTCCTTTTCgattaattaaacttttgtgattaattaaacttagagtgactttatctttttattgtagttttttttaaccattttttgaGTTCAAATTTTATTCACTTGTTAGTCTTCAATTCAATGTTAGTACAATTTGTTTGTTACgttcttattttttctatttaatgaAGTTTGTTTTAAATCCCCATATTTGTGTATTTCTCTTAAAACAATTcattgtttattattaattgaatatggATCTTCTATATGTCGAGATTTTATGTGAACTATTGTTTTGTTATGCCACGCTTGTATTTAGTCTAAGAGGTCAATGTGACATTGATAAGATGCACATATCACCATTTCATAGTTACCTTTTTATGTGACAAAAGTAAAACAAGGGTCCATATTAGAACTGGTTGAATGGATACACCACATGCATTACACAAGAAATGGGGCACTTTGATTGGGTCATTGTACACTACTAGACTCCATAAATTGCATGCTTGATGTGTAATGAACTTATCATGGTTCGAGCACAACTCCTCGTTTTGTGTGGATTACATCTAGTGTCCTCATATGACTATATATATGTAATGTGCATTGATGCCTTTTTGTTGTCACAAAAATTACCTTCTACCTCAACTCAACAATGTGGCAACGTATAGTGTGACCTATGCAAAGTTTCTCAtttctttaaacttttatttttaatctatgatATATTTATACTTCAATTTGTGTCACGTATTCCGTATCTGATATTTTAGAATACTTTAccaatatttattaatgaagtatttaatataaaaattaataatatttttatgatgagaataatttataaatttttatgttaaaaatatttaatatatttgattttaatttgaattcatacaagaataatcatatattttttatgtttctaagaaaaattatatatttttcaatatgcatataTCACGTGTCAtgtcctattattttcaaaattagtgtATTAGCATATTAAATATGTGTCATATCCAATATATAGATGATATATGTGTATCATAGCTTTTAACTTATAAAAGAGATATTGAAaagttcatttttgttttttcctctatttttttttaatcatgagAGTTATTTATGGAATAAATGACCAAAACAAATTTTTGGAGCGAAAAATTATTCAATTGCCTCCGCAACATCTTTTCAGGAATTCCTTTACTCTTACAATAGCTGATTTAACCATATTTATGAGGATTATTTTACTCAAATCAGAGTCACGTATGTCTGGCTACATCGGGAGGTATGTTCAACTTCTTCAAACGGTCAGAGATAAATCAAAACCAGTCGCGATGATTTCTTCAATTCTTGAATTAGAAATTTTAATCCCACTGTCTGCCCAGAAAATCAATCTTCTATATGGATGGACAAGGGTGTCATTCATGTTAATACAATGCCAACCATAGCAAGAGATGACAAGACAGTTAAAATCCTTCCAGAATCATCCTTTTCAAAAGGAATTTCAacaagagaaaattataaaataaaataaataaaatttacagaGGTTAAAGCTAGTTTATCtccaagttaaaaataaaagattttaaaaaattatacacaaaatttctataaattaagTTAACTTGTAAAacagttaatttaatttttatttttctcttaaaaatcttttatgaaaaaGTTCGTTAAAAAATAACACCAAAAAGCTGGGCAATCGTCGGAATTCCCCCGTCCCAACCAAAAATTGTAAAGCCAAAGAAATTTCTAAAATCTTCAGGTGGGGCTTTCCGTATGCATGAATGTTCTCAAATAAGAACCACAGCCTTCAGGTGGAGCTCTCGCCAACTATATGTTTACCTGAAGAAGATAATATGTACATAAAATAACCTAGTAATTTAGTATAAAATTAACTTACCTCAACTGTCTAACAAGTTCAAGCACTCCCGTCTAACTCCTTGAAAAAGTACAATGAATTTTCTTCAATAAATGCTTGTTCTGAAATTTTACCCAAACTGACTCGTTTGTCTATACTTCTAAAAATAATGGAAACTTCACCAAAAAAGTACAGGGAATTTAGGATAATATAAGAGAAGACCAAAAGTTATCATTGGGTAACATTTGACAGTTAAGAAACATGGTTGGAAGTTAAAAGTCGATACCAATAGTTGATGTTAGTAActgtaaaataaaacaaatgttaAGTCTTGCGGTTAAACAACTAGCAAAGAATATGAAACTCCAGGAAACGGGACAGTTAGTTGTGAATATGTATTGTTTGCTAATAGGGTGAATGCGAGAGGGTATTTTCTATTAGGGTACGACGAGATGAgctatatatatcaatttaaaaaatattatacaaaagaTTCTGGTAAAGTTACCAATCAACTTCATTGTAGCTCCTCACCATAATCTTGCAGAACAAAACTAGAAATCAACACAAGAAATCAAAATATGAAGAACACTAGTAACTAACGATCACAAAGAGAACAATGGCAGAGTACAAGTTTACTATGTAAGAGTATAAAAGTAAGGAAGAAAAAGTAAATCTAAATACACCTCTCAGATTCTTTACTCCATGAGATCCCCTTTAAAACACATCTGACACATGCACAAGGGTTAAACAAGGCCAAGATTGCCTTATTGTTAAAATTTGGATAGGATACAGGATATGAAAGTATAACAGGAAACAGTAACAAAGAATGAACAAGTCTAGATATCATCTACTGTTTCATTAGCATTATAAAGGGCTGAATAGCACATTAAAAATCAAACAGAAATTGGTCCACAAATTATAGAAAGTGAGAATAGAAGCATTAAAACATGTATTGGACAAAAAACGTTACCTTTACACTCGGCTTCGTAGTTCGGTACagacaaaaacaagaaatgaagagcattatttatatgaattagttacactaaaatattataaactacAAGGTATACAATCATACTTAATTGAAGAAAGTACAATGAAAAATGCATTCCACAGTTATGTGCACTTTTTCGACACTTCTTGTGACAGAAATGTTTCCGGATGCGCAAAATGGCAGAAGAGATACATCATCCATCAACAATGAATTGATCTTCTTGATTATCTCCCTCGACCCTAGTGTCACCATGAACAATTCCATTCACATGATGCAAATTTTGCATCATTTGTGAAAGATAATGGTTGCTGGCACTAGTATGATCAGATAGGCCAGCAGGTTGGGCATGCCATTGAGAGAATAGACCAAGCAATTGGCTAGTAAGATTTTGTTGCTCGTGAAGAAACCGAGTCTGCATCTGGCCCATTTCTGCTCGGTGCTGGCTTAGCATCTCGTCAACCCTCTTCTTCCATTCTAGCCTCCTGCAATTCATTCTTTCCTCACATTCCCTCTCATGAATCaattcttcctctcttcttttcctttccatcTCTTCATTTTCCTTCTCCATAGCTTCCCACTCCGCCATTCTCTGCCTCCTAAGCTTGTCCCTTTCCTTGTCCCTCTCCTCCCTCTCCTTTTCCCTCTCCTCCAGTTTCTTCTCCCACTGTTTATCAAGCTCCACTCGCAAGTTCTCCCTCCTCTGCCTCTCACGCTCCCTCTCCACCTCACGCTGCTCAAACCGCGCCTCCATTTCCCTCAACTGCCCCAGTTGGTTACCAAGAATCCGCCACACTTTCTTTTCCATCCCCTTCACCACCTTCCTCTTCTTCAAACTTGACCCATTCACCTCCCCTTCCTCCTCAAACACAAAACCATTCTCCGCCGCATCTTCCCTCTCCCGACCACTCCCATTGTAATTCACCTCCCCTTCCTCCGCCTCATACTCAAACCCCAACCCCATCACCTCATTGTCAACACCATCCATAGCAGCCCCAAAATCACCATCCCCAGAATGACCCATCTGCCCAAACTCAACCATGTCCATCCCCCCACCACCAGCAAGAAACCCATCTCCATGATCCCCATGGCGATCCACGTGATCCCCATCCTCAATCGCCATCAACTCATTGCCACCATGACCACCAACGACAAGTGCAACATCCCCAAACACATCCTTGTACCTTAGAAAGTTCGACCAATGAGTAAGCCCCTCCACCCAATCAAACTCACTCCCATCATCACAATCACCTCCTCCGGACCCCGAAAACTCAGGCCTCTTGATCTTCTGCTTCACCAGTAGATACTGGTGCCTCATGTTCTGCACCTTCGTCGAAACGTCCTTCCAACTCCACTGCCAAGGGTACGTCACTGGATCGCGCACGTGGTGCACCGAATTCACGTGACAAGCAATCGGCTTGAACTTCTTCTCGCGAGTCCGCATCTTCGCCAGCGAACCGTCCGCCACCATCTCCCCGTACTTGTCGATTAGGGTTTTCTCCTCGGCCTCGGTCCATTTCTTCCGTCTCGGAGGAATCATCGGGAACCAATAATCCCTACGCTAACGCTTGCGcaatcttcctcttcttcttcctcctcctcctccgtGAGCACCAAAACCTTTTCCGATAGCGATTCTGATTGCATCGAGAACGCCAAGATCGTGCAAgttgctttaattttttttttttcgcctTTTCAATCCGCGAATTTAACCTAGCGATCAGTTAATCGAATGACCTCTACGAAAatgtaaaaacataaaaaaaaaaaaaaggatggaGCTTGCTTACCCTTGCCGGTTTCGGAATTGGAATAACAGGTGTGGCGTGACTTTCCCGGAAAGTTAATTTTTCTGGAGAAAATATCCAAATAATAATTCACTGGAGAATGAAGTGACCAGAAGCTATATTCCAAAGCTGCAACCAAAAATTTTCCGGCCAATTTTATTTCCAGAATAATAGTAAATTTTATCAGattatttacatatatataaaataaaaggttgGAAAGCGCTTATCAAAGTTGTGGACATGCCGGAGTGGTTATCGGGCATGACTAGAAATCATATGGGCTCTGCCCGCGCAGGTTCGAATCCTGCTGTTCACgttttatttttccaatttgttttgtttaatggTGACAATCTCTTGATAATGTTTCTTTCATAAACAAGTTTTGTGACAATTTGTTGACAATGATTCTGTCAAGCCAAGAGTTGTGTCTAATGATATACCTTCGGATGGTGAATAACGAAAATTTCCGAAAGTTTTAGATATACAATTCAATCCTCCATtcttattatacttttttttttttttgttaaatatgttttgccCTTTAAATTTgagtgaaatttaaaattagtttcttttcaaaaattttgactaatttagtctttcatctttataaatgcgtagatttagtcattttaaccaaattttgttaaatttatatgtcctttcaaatacattttatgatagtatttggattatttataccatttgacatatttttgcttcaatattaactcaaatattatcataaaacgcatttgaaatgacaaataaacttaacaaaatttggttagaatgactaaatttacgcatttataaaaatgaaggactaaattggttaaaaatttcgaagagggactaattccaaatttcaatgaaatttgaaagaccaaaaacatatttaatctttttttttctccttttacaTTCTCAAATTTTGTGAATTGACCACCAAGCTAGAGTGGTTAATCTATGTTCTAGGGGAGGAATTTTATATGATAGTTgctatataattaattatctaaaaGTGCCACTTAGTACCTTATTTCAGCTAAGATTGATCTTGCTATGAATATACATAATTCTAACATAGTATAAACAAATGGAGTTAACAAattatctcaattttttattattttcgtcCTTTCTATCAAGCATATTACGTTAGACCTAGctagaaaaatatcttttgaaaattgACTTTATCCTTTTTAATTGATCTTAAATATACATGTACACATGtatatttatcttaaatataCATTAGACCTAGCCAAATGAATATTCaaccttttttctttcattcatgaGTCAAGACAACATTGAGGTGTGAAGACCATAACAAGACTTTCAAATGGATTTCAAGGATCGTGATCTCATATGAAGACTAACTTTAGAGTATTAGCTATTCACAATTTCACACAAAAATCATCTGCTCATAGAAATTGCCAAAGGGAAAATCGAAAGAAAAAGATTACAGGAAActaaattatgatattaatcTCTAATATTGTCTGCTTCTTGTAACATTTATCTCTTCTTACTTTCTAATTTGTCTTTCCTAACACTACAAGCTAGTTAAAACCAATAAATACCACTCATTCTTTGACCTTCTTCTTGAAATTTCATATATAGCTTAATCTTCAAAGGATTTGAAAACCCTCTAGTTTGGAAACAAAGATGAAAAACCCCTGTTTTCCAGGCTAGAGTTTAAACTCAACATGGCTATCAAGTCGATGTGATATTATCCTCACGTTCTGGAGTTGTAAAAACCGGAGTCTGTATGGGTTTATTACCCATATCTTTGGTTTTGTGAAGAAGAAAGGTCCCAGATAAAATTGTGACAAAGCCACAAATCTCAGTAGCAATTTGTGATGCATGCTGTGTGTCCCACTCCTGTAGAAAATCAACAAAGCAGAAAAGCAGTTAATGATTTGCAATCCATTTGCAAACTACCGATGAAGATATTATTTAAGAGCAATTATACTGCAGATTTGAGATGAGTGTACAAGACAATATAGCAATGCAGATAATTGACCAATCGTAGATGTTAATCATGCATTGTAACCTTGTCAAAATTTCATCATCCATTATTCTATTCATGTTACTAGGGTGTACGGTAATGATTTCTCTAATGATCTCATTGCtcattataaatttgtaataacCATACTCAAGCATCTTCTAGGTAATCATTAACATATCCTTCCTTATAAATGTTAAATCCTTTCAACCTTAGAAGAATTATAATTTGTCACCGTATGTTTTAATAGAACTTCAATTTTTCTTAGATTGCGCTGTATACTCTTGGTCTTTTAAATGCTATGAAAAATCCTATTCTAGACATGATTGCGAAGGGGGTAAACCTTGATCGATCCAAATTCTAGAAATGTTACCACTCTAGTtgaaatatacaataaaaactATCAAGTTATAAGCAAATCATGACAaggaaaaattttatttttcgtcAAATTAATTCCGACTCCGCCGGTAGTTTAGTTTTCTTCGTAGTCTAACTAAAACTAGGTGAAACAAGAATCTTATATCTGAAGTACCTAAATTGGATTTTGTCCTTATCGTGCTATATATCCCGTAggcattttaatataatatatagttcTTCCAAAATTTGAGGATTTGGAAGCACAATGGCATATATTGATAATGTGGCTGAATCCACCAAGTGAAAGCAGGCTTTTTGTTATTGATATTGTTTTAAATGAATATGTGAAATGGGTGCTAACTTTTGGAAATGGGCTAATATTGTATTCCTTGGAGACTTTTCAATAGATGGTTGTATGGCTCTTATGAAGACGAAGTTTCAAGTATCTCATAGAGAGGATAATAGATGTATTGACTTACTTTCGACatactacattttatttttcttaccaACAATATCTAAGTATGTTGCAGATTATTGATGTTATCGAAGGTGTCAACATAATTGGGGTTGCAGATAATATACTGATGCTAGtgacttaataaaaaaaaaatagcagcaTCCCCAAGCACATTTTAAACTAAAAGTATAAAgcaatataaaatatgtaattagtTACCTTAAACATCATTATGCTGGCAAAAATGGTGAATGACGTAAACATGACATAGTAAGTTGGTGATACAACTGCGGTGTTAAAAGTGTCCAAAGCCTGAAATATGtctccaaaataaataaataaatagcatTACAATCAATAATCATATTGTCTTGAACTAGTAACTCATTACACTTATTTCAAGGATTTTAGCATTCTTGActataattattaaagaaagtGCACAGAGTATGTGCCATGCCATTTCTAAAGTATTGCATGTTGAGTATTATTCATCTTTAACTGAACATGGAAGGAAATGAACTAGTTCAATGTCAATTAAGATAAATAAACCACAGAAAACcttttattataacttataacTTTTCCAAATGCCAAATATTAGATTAAAAGTGCAGACATTTCCATTTAGCAAATGACAGAATCCTGTACAAAAGCATAGTTAGATATTTTTAAGCATAACATACAAACTAATCATCAAGTTCAAATGTTAAAGAtcttagaaaaaacaaaatagtatTTTCAATGCTAGTACTCTAATCACCAATACAAaaggttttgaaaaataaatttaactttagcATAATTATATCGAGTCGTACTTTGGAATACATGTCACCAACGGTACATGTAGTAAAGATAAGTTAAAGTTTACCTTGTTCAAGTAGTTAATCTGCAGAAGACAACATCCTATGACAATAATTGTAAAGAACCAGGTCTGAAAGTAAACGAATTGGTTGTTGCCTTCAAATGTGAGCTTCAAAGCTATTGAAACTGCTTTCACACTCATAACCTACCCAACAAGGAACAAAATTAACTTTAAGAGGGTAGGTATATTATGAGCATTGAGGATATAATGGATACCGTAATTGAGCCTGTGAGAGAGCATATTCCAACATATACAATCAGATGGCTTTGCCCATATCGTggaacaaaatagaaaataaggACGCAAACCACAACCACAACTACGCAGC contains:
- the LOC114178758 gene encoding pleckstrin homology-like domain family B member 3 encodes the protein MIPPRRKKWTEAEEKTLIDKYGEMVADGSLAKMRTREKKFKPIACHVNSVHHVRDPVTYPWQWSWKDVSTKVQNMRHQYLLVKQKIKRPEFSGSGGGDCDDGSEFDWVEGLTHWSNFLRYKDVFGDVALVVGGHGGNELMAIEDGDHVDRHGDHGDGFLAGGGGMDMVEFGQMGHSGDGDFGAAMDGVDNEVMGLGFEYEAEEGEVNYNGSGREREDAAENGFVFEEEGEVNGSSLKKRKVVKGMEKKVWRILGNQLGQLREMEARFEQREVERERERQRRENLRVELDKQWEKKLEEREKEREERDKERDKLRRQRMAEWEAMEKENEEMERKRREEELIHERECEERMNCRRLEWKKRVDEMLSQHRAEMGQMQTRFLHEQQNLTSQLLGLFSQWHAQPAGLSDHTSASNHYLSQMMQNLHHVNGIVHGDTRVEGDNQEDQFIVDG
- the LOC114176102 gene encoding probable magnesium transporter NIPA1 — translated: MGASSDNVDNVTGFILAVSSSIFIGSSFIIKKMGLKKAGATGKRAASGGHAYLYEPFWWFGMISMIVGEIANFAAYAFAPALLVTPLGALSIIFSAVLAHFILKERLHIFGVLGCALCVVGSTTIVLHAPHERDIHSVKEVWELATEPGFLIYSCVVVVVVCVLIFYFVPRYGQSHLIVYVGICSLTGSITVMSVKAVSIALKLTFEGNNQFVYFQTWFFTIIVIGCCLLQINYLNKALDTFNTAVVSPTYYVMFTSFTIFASIMMFKEWDTQHASQIATEICGFVTILSGTFLLHKTKDMGNKPIQTPVFTTPEREDNITST